A window from Haloarchaeobius amylolyticus encodes these proteins:
- a CDS encoding DUF7551 domain-containing protein — protein sequence MFGTTLTAIRDHVEALASDDGDYVVVCARTGERPVPTGSMRFETRSLAERAAQAAMQYRTRLRRYDPTLRYHDLIACEARGGAAGTGGRQPPVSAPASTVDRSPLVEFCHHAAGAVFEALGASGLRAAETAVMDEYFDLAETVVDPDELCLCLLERLATVLDARLDPTEQTEVLTAAASRLPAGGHDDSGIDDDPVTQTLSSLQNRGMLSQYSVVDPATVDQMNGRLEGEQPTVVRIADYALSPQQGRLPVLPLVLDISRRRPEHTPSSVRAVAVDGAWQLRFTPPGAAARTGARSTDDDPGGIVSAPIEEVS from the coding sequence ACGGGCGAACGGCCGGTGCCCACGGGGTCGATGCGCTTCGAGACGCGGTCGCTCGCCGAGCGGGCGGCACAGGCTGCGATGCAGTACCGGACCCGGCTCCGGCGATACGACCCGACGCTTCGGTACCACGACCTCATCGCCTGCGAGGCGCGTGGCGGTGCGGCCGGAACCGGCGGCCGACAGCCCCCGGTCTCGGCTCCGGCCTCGACGGTCGACCGCTCGCCGCTGGTCGAGTTCTGTCACCACGCCGCCGGGGCGGTGTTCGAGGCACTCGGTGCGTCGGGACTCCGCGCCGCGGAGACCGCCGTGATGGACGAGTACTTCGACCTGGCCGAGACGGTCGTCGACCCCGACGAGCTCTGTCTCTGCCTGCTCGAACGGCTCGCGACCGTGCTGGACGCGCGACTCGACCCGACCGAGCAGACCGAGGTCCTCACTGCAGCCGCGAGCCGACTGCCAGCCGGCGGCCACGACGATTCCGGCATCGACGACGACCCGGTCACGCAGACGCTCTCCTCGCTGCAGAACCGGGGGATGCTCTCGCAGTACAGCGTCGTGGACCCGGCGACCGTCGACCAGATGAACGGTCGCCTCGAGGGCGAGCAGCCGACCGTCGTTCGCATCGCCGACTACGCGCTCTCGCCACAGCAGGGTCGTCTCCCGGTGCTCCCGCTCGTGCTCGACATCTCCCGCCGGCGGCCCGAACACACTCCCTCGTCGGTCCGCGCCGTCGCTGTCGACGGCGCGTGGCAACTGCGGTTCACACCGCCGGGCGCTGCCGCCCGGACCGGAGCGCGCTCGACCGACGACGACCCGGGTGGCATCGTCAGTGCGCCCATCGAGGAGGTGTCGTGA
- a CDS encoding metal-dependent transcriptional regulator translates to MNEVSRYLLGLYRAEREQSPPISSGHVADRMDRSPAATTEMFQRLEENDLVTYEPYEGATLTEEGRHRAEEVHDSFVTLSRFFRDVLDVEDHEQEAIRVAGSVSPTVTERLAATLLSDD, encoded by the coding sequence ATGAACGAGGTCTCGCGGTACCTGCTCGGGCTCTACCGCGCCGAACGCGAGCAGTCGCCGCCGATCTCGTCCGGCCACGTCGCGGACCGGATGGACCGCTCGCCGGCCGCGACGACAGAGATGTTCCAGCGCCTCGAGGAGAACGACCTCGTCACGTACGAACCCTACGAGGGGGCCACCCTGACCGAGGAGGGCCGACACCGCGCCGAGGAGGTCCACGACTCCTTCGTCACCCTCTCGCGCTTCTTCCGCGACGTCCTCGACGTCGAGGACCACGAGCAGGAGGCGATCAGGGTCGCTGGCAGCGTCAGTCCCACCGTGACCGAACGACTCGCGGCGACGTTGCTATCAGACGACTGA
- a CDS encoding amphi-Trp domain-containing protein, with product MSDEHDTTEPDEEALENEPSENGSPEDDTPENDDPERTTIRAGRDFEQEYRLSAAEAGAFLVELGEQLQEDDELTISTDEWELPFPFGEPVELEIDFEGVGDPELEVEVEIPGRTDETAPDVR from the coding sequence ATGTCAGACGAACACGATACCACAGAGCCCGACGAGGAAGCGCTCGAGAACGAACCGTCAGAGAACGGATCGCCCGAGGATGACACGCCAGAGAACGACGACCCCGAGCGAACGACGATCCGGGCGGGTCGCGACTTCGAGCAGGAGTACCGGCTCTCGGCCGCCGAGGCGGGGGCGTTCCTCGTCGAACTCGGCGAGCAGCTACAGGAAGACGACGAACTGACCATCTCGACCGACGAGTGGGAGCTCCCGTTCCCCTTCGGCGAACCGGTCGAACTGGAGATAGACTTCGAGGGCGTCGGCGACCCCGAACTCGAGGTAGAGGTAGAGATTCCGGGGCGCACCGACGAGACGGCGCCCGACGTTCGCTGA